In the Glycine max cultivar Williams 82 chromosome 19, Glycine_max_v4.0, whole genome shotgun sequence genome, actaatgatcttggtcttcttcatgagactaaaAAGTTTCTTTCTAgtaactttgaaatgaaggatatgggtgaggcaagctatgtgatagggatagaaatattccgaaatagatcacaaggattgttaggcttgtctcaaaaggcatatatcaataaagtactagagagatTTAGGATGGAAAAGTGCTCAGCATCTCCCGTTCCAATTcagaaaggagacaaatttagtctcgcaCAATGTCCTAAAAATGATCTGGAACGGAAGCAAATGGAAGCAATTCcgtatgcatcagttgttggGAGTATTATGTATGCTCAGACCTGCACTCGACCAGATATAAGCTTTGCAACCGGAATGttgggaagatatcaaagtaatccaggAATGGAACATtggaaagctgcaaagaaagttCTGAGATACTTACAGGGAACAAAAGACCACATGCTTACATATAAGAGGTCTGATCACCTAGAGGTGATTGGATAttcagactcagactttgctggatGTGTGGATACAAGAAAATCCACTCTTGGCTTTGTATTTCTCTTAGCCGGAGGAGCAATATCATGGAAGAGTGCAAAACAATCAGTTGTTGCTGCATCCACCATGGAAGCtgaatttgtagcatgttttgaggctacaattcaggctaattggctgcggaactttatttcagggcttggaattgtcgacagtattgctaggccgctgaaaatgtattgtgataactccgcAGCAGTATTCTTTTCtaagaacgacaagtactctacgggtgctaagcatatggaattgaagtactttgccgtgaaagaagaagttcaaaaacaaagagtgtcaatagaacatattaaCACAAAGCTTATGATAGCTGACCCTTTGACAAAGGGATTACcgcccaagacatttatagaacatgttgaaagtatgggcattattgttattgatgatcattaagtgtaatttaccttatgtaattttgctgacactctgagctcaattatgatatgtttctgattacctgttctctatgtttgcatgcatgtttgtgttaaagtaatgttaacaggttttgtcttgaatgaagacattatgttggaccaattatgtactcctaactaatggtcatattaaggagaagactaatttgtagtacatggaagggactatgtcgattagatgatgtacaaccgccatgactcgaattggttcctattcttaatcatgaaattatgatgtacccaatgtgtaaaacaatttagtcaatttttaatgcgcattatgttagttaatctatttatttatttagtccataatgtttattaatgtcacatgagccaagtgggagaatgttagaattaatgtctcatgtgagaggcataTGACTtagtagggactaataaataaataattaacaattaagggctaaattgtaattgggcttaataggagaagtttctagattaactgctacttgatgggagtagtggttataaaaggggcttaatacccattaatgtgaaataaggtccccttcctgaccagaaagtgCTCTTTTCTCACCCATAGCCATCACGAACGGAGAGAGAcagaaaagaaaggccaaaggaagtgaaatcctatttctctcattttcaagTGCACCAGAGAAgatcctatggagaaaggtacacataattatctattattctttattgattgttttgtgagaaccataaatctcaagatcctgttggttttctataattgataaTCTAGGAAACCCTCAAAAATTTTTACATCTATCACTTTTTTGTTCCACAAACGCATCTTATTTCAACTTggtaaacagaaaaaaaaatgattataacaATGCTATCCTAACCCATAAAAGGTGCATAAGGAAAAggggaagcaaaaaaagaaaaaaagggatgGAAAACTGGATTATACGGAAAGCAACGAGACATTTCACATGTAGTGGTTTGATGATTTAGATTGCAATTTTAAATAAGGAAAGCTCACACGAATATTCCAAGATCCAAGTTGGAACAATTGAGAATATTAGCGGtgttaagtgaaataaaatagtgttaatattttatgatatttatgattatgataCAAGGAAAAATGAAGCCCGACTGTTTTTAACGTTATTAGCAAGGGGCAGGGGCACGGTTGTGTCTAGCGCTGTCtgaacaaaaatacaaaaatactaATTTCGTAGCTTCTGCATTGGCTCgtctaaggaaaaaaaatgataagttgtTGAGAGCCACCAGtagatataatttaaataaccgagttctttattttatattaattgattcttataatatcatattatatagttaaataactcatatatatatatatatatatatatatatatatatatatatattttgttcaatgctataattttaaataatcttaAATTATCTCCTTAAATAGtaagaaaatacttttttactCATAAACAACCTAAATCACttccaatgataaaaaaaataaacaatttgtcAAGAATCAATGTCTTAGAGGTGCTCTTGGTGGTGAGAGATGAAAGGAAATTTCTTCATACACCTCAAAAAAATTCCACAAACACTCCCTCTCATTATGGAAAATGCCTTTGCAGGGTGGgactattaacattttttttttgtatttttgtcaaTGCTATATTatcatgtatttttaaaaaaaaacatgagaaaaATGAGGGCGAATACACGGTGAGGTTCTGAGTGACAAAAATGGCAAGGCTGCAAGTGCGAAGGTGTAAGATGGATGGAAAAAGGAGAGGGCGAAACACAATGAGGTTCTGAGTAACAAAAATGGCAAGGTTGCAGGTGCAAAGGAGGAAGATGGATGGGAAAAGGTGACGAGGAGAAGATACAACAAGAAAAACATGGTCTCTTACTTCTTCACTCATTTCCCTGATAATTTCTAGAAGAAACAATTCTGGGAGATTTTTCGAAGATATGGTGCGGTTAAGGAGATTTTAATTGCAGTAAAGAGAAACCGTTGGGGTAGACAGTACGGTTTTTTAcgctttgtggatgtgaaaAATCCGAAGCGTCTGGATACAAGGGAGATGGGATCTAGCAAACATAACAGAAATTCTGGGATGGAGGatgaaaatcaaacaaaacctaAGAGTGGGAGAAAGGGCAAAGTGATAGCTGAGACAAATATATACTCTAAGGAAGGGGAGAAAGCTTACCTAAAGGGAGCGACTTAACCAGGTTGGGGAAGGAAGAACACAAAGGAGCCAGGCACATTAGGGATTGGTATTGACATTGAGATTGAAGATACACATATGGAATGGTTAAAGGAGTATTTGATAGAGTAAATGAAGGATTTGTCCACTTTTGAAAGGCTACAAGACATAAATTCGCTGGGATTAACATGCGATGTATTGGAGATGATATGATCCTAATATCGGGGATTGGAGAAAAGGATGCTAGGGAGATGATTGACAAAGGAAGAGATAATTTGTTGTCCGTCTTCCAAGCATCGTGACAAACTTGAGGTTGACATGGGTTTGTGTCTATGGTGTGGGGGACAAAATGTTTCTCTATTGCAGTAGCACCATTTGGGGGTTTAGTTAAGATAGATGCTAAAACGAAGACCTTCTAGAGACTAGAGTTAACTCGTCTCCTCGTGAAGACCACTGCGGCGACATTAATTGATTATTGTAGCCAGATTTAGATTAATGGTTATAACTATACTTTGAGAGTGGTGGAAGACATTAGCCCATCACCAATCACATGCTCATGTTGGAGGTGGAAACTAGATAGAAGTGAGGCATCTTCCATGAGTATCAGGAATTTGTTGATAGGGAAGGGGTGATTTTGGAAACACAACCAATGGTGGATGTGAACGAAGCTAGTAGACATGGCAAAGGCATGGAAGTGGTAGAGAATGGTGATGAAGGCTATGATAGTGGCACAGAGGTTGCAGAGGGCGAAGTTGATCGctataacaaaaaaatggagGTGGCACTTGTACGTTTGGTTAATCTGTCCCTCCAACTAATGGACATTGACTAGGGGTTGGTGAAGGATCGGGGTCGAAAAGCAGGAGAAGGTGGTAAGTAATAGAGACAATTTGGGGGATAAAGGTACTGAGGAAACGGGAGGTAGTATGACCTACCTACAAGCTAACCAAAATAGGGGGAACCATATTTTGTCTCAAGCGCTTAGTTCCTCTCAATGTCtacttttgaattcaaattatcAAGACCAATACGTGGCTGAAGTGGATTGTGAAGGGGTGGGACAAAAGTTGGAAGGCCCAATAAGGTGGGAGGGGATCTGGACTGTGAACCCAACAATAGCCCAAAGTTGGAAGGCCTAATCATTTGCGAGGGGAGCCCATGCAAAATATGACTCCTTTTATCTTGGCTCGTGCAGTAAGTAGAGATGAGTTGACTACATTCTTGggcctaaaaaaagaaaaaagaaaaaaaattgggagAAAAAAGTCCTCAGAAGATGGAGGATAATAAGAAACACAAGGCACATCAAGAGGTGGAAGACCAGAATGGATCATCTTCATGCCAACAGGATTCTACCTAAAGGTTGTAATTCCTCATTCATTACATTTATTCCAAAGAGGGAGAACCCCCAAAGCTTGGGTGACTTTCATCCTATTTCTTTGGAGGGATGTATGCACAAGATTTTGGACAAGATATTTACTAGGAGGTTAAAGAGTGTGCTGCCAAGTGTGCTTGATGATCGACAAATTGCATTCCTAGGCGGTAGAAATATCCTCAATGGTGTGCTTGTGACAAATGAGGTGATTGATGAGGCAAggaggaagaaaaataagtgtatATTGTTCAAAGTTGATTATGAAAAAGCCTGTGATTTAATGTCTTGGAATTTTTTGCTATACATGCTTACTGGGCTTGGCTTTGGGATAAATGGGTTGAGTGGATTAGTCAGTGTCTCATGTCAACTTATATTTCAGTGCTTGTAAATGTGAGCCCATTGGAGGAATTTGCTCCATAAAGAGGTCTTAGACAAGAAGACCCACTTGCACCCATCCTCTTAACAATTGTGACAAAAGGCTTAAGTGGGATGATGAGAGTGCGGTGGATAAGGAGTTTTTTGCGGGATACTCCATAGGTACAGAGGAGGTAAAGGTGGATTTGCTTCAATATGCCGATGATACCACATTCATTGGAGAAGCAATGGTGGAAAATGTTGTCATGATTAAGAGCGtcttgagaagaagaagaagaagaatagtgTAGTGCGAAAAGTAAGCAGTGTTTTAGCTTACGAAGTAAGaaagatctttttttttatcttttttatatttcactATCACGATATTTAAAGCCAAGACGGAATCACTGTacataattttctttgttttaaataattttaatttgtgaaaGTGAAACTATAGAAAATTACTCAAGAATTGTTACAAAAGTCAATCATAAATGCATGAATGGATGAgggtattaaaaaatattggctTAAATGCAATTGGTCCTAGGTATCAATTTGGACCCACAAATAGGAATCCACGAGGATATTGAATCTCACAAATAGGGATTTTTTTCCCCTTGGGGACGGAAATAAATATTTCTCCTAGACGCAATAGGAACGAGACAGGGATTACATTTCCCGTCCCATGAGATTCCTGCCCTACGAAAATTACATGGTTACtctttatattatttgttatttaaattttaaatattaaactattaaggattggttttatatttttaatacactTAATCAATGCATACACAATTACACATGATACAACACATCAATtaacaaaacaacaaaagtctATTCTTAAATTTACTtgtattagaatttaaaattaatatttttttaattttgggggAATCGCGGGGATGGGGACAggtgaaaaaaatttcccacgATAGGATCGGGGATGGGGTTTAGTTGGGGGCGGGGACAAAGAGCAGAAGAGTATTCCTCGTCCCTATCTCATCCCGTTGGCATCCCTAATTGGTCtctgatttttaaaattcataattttaattcctttattttaaaatagagacatttaatctttatatttttaaaaattgtaatttttagttCTCATATTTTAAAGTAGAGACGATTGAtttccaattttaaaaaatcgattattttagtttttctatcaAATTGAAAACGTTgattattaaaagattaatagTACTTATGACATTAATTAGACAAATAATTTCATGTGACATAACTTTTGAGTCATATCATATTAATTCATTTACCGATCAACATTTCAAATTTGAGAAAAGtattaaaatcacaaattttacataactagaagattaaatgtttttatcttaaaacaaaagaactgaaattacaaatttttaaaaatagagaaactaaatatcttattttaaaatataaacatcaaagttgtagattttaaaaaatagagaaactaaaattattgccaaaaatatttacacgacattttttatgttaaattccaagttaataatatattcttcAGCCACGGTTTATAcgagtaatatttttaaattttgaagttatgagttttattttatctttataataaaTCGAAATAAGCCTTTGTCTTAATAGTTAACTTAAATTTTTctactaataatttattttaattacgtTATTACTAAACACAATgcattttgttgttatttatttcaaaaatataaaaatcaaaattaagaaactaTCTCGAAGACAgccaacaaaataataaaaatataactaaattgtaattttggtaCACTTTAAGTCCTTATCTACAATTTTggccttttaatttttttttttgcgattttaattttaatattttaaaaaatttacaattttaatctaattctcaattttgtatatgttttattcataattttaaaatccaaACGGGTGATTAGCTTGGTTAAGACACTAAATTAGTATTTGTGAGTCACTCATTAATCCACATGACCcagtttttatcaaaaaaataaaaattttatatcgttaagaaaagccaaaaaaaattacatcacaaatgaatataattttacaagTTCCTTTTTAAGttcaaaatcattaacattCATCTATgagattctaaaaaaaatattcattaacaactagtgataaaaaatatgaaataataaaagtatGATAAATTTAGGCATAAGATCCAATTTGATCCTTAGTCTAATAAATTCTTTAAAGTatcatcaaaaaataattcaatcaattaaaataaaataacaagcaTATGCAAATTTGAGTATTAgaccaaaatttcaaattcataaaATGTGAGAGTATAAGTCTgcaggaaaaaaagaagagaaaatcaaaatcaaggataaaaatttaaagattactaaaattgtaatttagcataaaagtattttgctaccaaagCAACCATATCTCGATTTAACTAACCATCTCGAAGCCCGCCAATTAATTATACGAGGTGTCCGTTACTCGTGAGGCGTTTTCGGTCAATAGTCCATTGGACAACATACCAAAAGTTAGACGGACTAAAGGCCCACTAAGAACATTGGATCTTTGCTTACTTTTGTATCTACAAAATATTGAACAACGCTGCTATTTTTGTccataaaatataatagttttaattcaattatattcAATGTTAGAACCTTTTTTATGTCATATTTCTATCTTACTTTCAcaaaatgttgttttttttataacaaacatTACATACTTACATGCATTGTAGTGCTTATTTTCTTGTGTCTATTATTTGGATTCTGAAGTAATGAGATGTTCTTGTTTCCTTACCTTATGTCTTGTTCAATCCTTCTTAAACTATAAAGATAGAAAATAGATTTCTCTCTcctatttgtaattatttgtatttgatcaattttatttcttatattcatGATTAATCATTCACTATGGTGAAGAATTGGGCTCCCACTTTGGGACTAAAATATGACGCCCATGTTCAAAGTGAATGTtgttttaaatatcttttactATAGGTTTTAAAAGTTCATTTTATCTTCTGAGTTTATAAAATtgatagtaaataaataaaagtagttGTCAATTAGTATGTCAATAATCACAcgaaaaaatatctaaaaattttatttacattaaaattaattttaatctcttttatatccattcttaagaaaaaaaggaatatatattttaaaataagtaaaaaaaagaaagtgaaatttaaacatcttttaagaaagaaaaatataacttgCTCTAACATGATTTAACGAGTCATATGTAAGTTTATATTCTTTCGAAAAAGTAATGAAGatttatattctttcttttttttggagcATTGAAATTCAATGCATGCCTTTACATTGATAATGAGTTGGATCAAATGATCTTGGCCTTGGACTTTGTTCCCTATAAACCCTTCAAATATATGAAACTCTAGAAGCCCtgggtaaaaaaaaactatgtattACAACTGTATACTTTATGTTCTAAATTTATGCAGAACCTAATCGAGTGTCGGTGGGACAATCCTCTCAAAATGTCCACAAATGGGAAGAGGGATTGTTCCATGACTCCAAGGCTTTTAGCAAAGCTTTTCAGATGCTTTTTTTCCCCTCAAATGCCGTGGATGATGTGATGAGTATCCAAAGGCTTTGTAGAAATCAATTCCCATCTTATGATtgccattaatatatatatatatatatatatatatatatatatatatatatataaaatcaaattacatataattattataccattttataacttttaactgaataatattttcttaaaattcattgttgaattgaaaattcatttcatatagatcacatataaaaaatttaaattaattcaaaatcatttattaCCTCATTCATataaatcaacataaaaattaattttatatcaaattataaaaattatataataattgtcaaaattacatcaatataatttaatcatttatatatatatatatatatatatatatattcataaataaatacaaattatatatgtgtgtttttagaaaaatgtctttattcaatttcatatcctcataaataataattctattATCTGTATCCATATCCATTTGGATATGTATGTATTTGTATCtgaattcattatatatattttagttaacttaaatatcaattcttataaTGTATTTATTGAGGAAACTATTAATATATgattgttattatatttatattttataatattaaaatttgtggCTTGTGCTAAGTGAGTATTGATTGTGCTCTCACTtagtttgaataattttttggattcatttaaaattataatattaaaatttggcgatagaaatataattaaaataacattgattaaatatttattatatgaattaattcaaaaatattcaaataaaattttaactatgaagcattaaaaaatatttagtttatttaaaaaatagaatctttcaaaaattgattgtataatatactaaaaaaattatgtgaatatcaatgaaattaaatattgtaaTGTTTATAttcatgaaattttgaaaagaattatTCATACTATGTAcctattcaatatatatatatatatatatatatatatatatatatatatatatatatatatatataatttaattattttgaatattttttgagAATACTCGTTAAAACTCAATCCGATTACTGTCCTTGATTGAAATCGTGGATATGCATGAAGCCATCATAGTACCAATGAGAAAAATACATACATTCaatataacataaaattttgtggtgcataaaactcaatttttatGGCCCCTCGTTGCGTCTTATaagaaaatttagttattttttaatgagtttGGTTACAAATGTATGAGCATAATCTGATACTAACCAATTATTGTACGCAAGCCCCATTTTAGTAAGATAAAGAGATTTGATATTCTGTCTTTTATGGTGAATATCTAATAAAGTGTAAACAACAACATCCGTGGGTTTTAATAGTTAGGTGGTATGTCGGAggccaaaacaaaaaatcaaaagtgcCAATGTTATCaacttaaactaattttaatataaactttggtaaaagcatatttatttgttatgaaaAAGTAACTTGCACAAAAACACAGCATTGTGACGGGATTGcattttttcataattctttTAATACATCACTATTGCTCTACCATATATCGATTTGATAAGTCAGCTTGGTAAATTATAGGACagcatttaataaataaatgagaacaTGATAGAACAACATGAGTTGGTACAAGACGGAAATAGTTTTGAGTAGATGAAAATAAGTTGGCAGTGTTTGGTTCAATAGATTtagagttgattttttttaattaatgacatttattgtattattttttacttatttttatccatttccCCGCTATCAATCTCTTCATCTCGTTTATATTTGTCTTTAATCAAACACCTctcatttttacattatttctcacttatctttagtcatttttttcatccattttatttctcattttctcCCAAGAAGGTGGAGTTATATAATCTAATTGTGAATCTATGTAGAATTTAATTGGAATACACTAatggtgtaaaaaaaaatatattgctttttttactgcaattttttttatatcgttatttaattgtgaatttttatataattataaattgttaaattgtctttatattatatttaaaaaggtTATAAATATATctgaattagtttaatttttttattcaaaagaaaaactttagaatatattgaataaaactttttttttaaaaaaagataaattttttggtatcgaaaaaagaagataatttaAGCATTACTAATACTTatctgttatatatatatatatatatatatatatatatatattaagactTGAAATGCATTCAACTTATAAGTTGAATAGAAGAACaaccaattcaattcaattcaaccCTCTTGTGAGCTTTTTTACTTGTCGGCCAAGGTGGCCCTACCACCATGCTCCAACCTTCCTCCATTTCTCTTCCTCCGTGTGTGACCGACAAAATAGTGCATACCCCAATCTTGTAAAGCTTGTCTACACATAGAAGCTCTTGCAAGTTGTGTAATTGAAAAATTCAGGGTGCACAAGTCCCCATTAAGCATATTTCCTCTTAgcacattaattattttcttcacTTGAGTTGATGCTACACGTATGTGTGTTactttcaaatcttttttttgtGGGGTTGTTATTTCTACGAATTGCTTAAGCGGTGTGTGTAGCTAGAGCTCAATAATAATGCTCCCGTGTCTTGTGATTCCGTGGTTTGCTTCCGGGGAACCATGCCTTAAGTTCATGTACTTTGACACCTCATACTTAAATACTATGTATTTTAGATTCATGGGGCACTGATCCTCACAAGATCAATTTGAAAAGAAGTTCGAACCTTCTGCTTCCATAAGCAGACAAAATTGAAGATCAAATTATTGGTTGAGCTAAATGCTCTCTAATCtgatcattttattttgattatctaAATTCGATCGTAAAACATAGTCTTCCTCTTAATCTAGTTATTTGCATATTTGGGGTTATGACATTAGTTTTtagttatagttaagaagtcaTTAGCAAAATAGTGAGTATATATAGCAgcgttttttttaatctaagaGAAAAAACATCGAGAGCAATTAACGTTAAATCCACTATGATTAGTGTTTGTCCCTACTAATCTCCATATATAGTATACCCAAACGATGAAGTGATGAATATTAaacgttttattttaaaagtttgtttaCTCCAAAAACGTGCATGGGTTGCAATCTATGTGGACTCATTTTCTTGATTGATCAAGATATTAAGATTATAAGCTATACTATTCCATCACTAAGTAGAATTACTCTACGTGTCAATCAATCATGTGCTCCCTTTTCAATCAAATCAAGTTTTGGGGGTCCATTAATGGATGGCTACTGACCCACCACTCCATTGATGAAGTTCACAGACTCCAAGTCTAACACACCGTTACTCACTTTGATTCATGAGAATTGACTAAATCAGAAtctgtcccacatttcctttcgtttttaacttttatctgttttatcattttattcattGGCTCATTTTGGCCATTATATGGACATTTTATGCTTGACTGAATGGTAAGTGACACAACGAAAAAGGGAAAATTCTGTGGTGAAAAGCACCAAACGTTGGGGTTAATCCAGCTATTGCTTTCAGAGCTCATACAAAAATATCTGTAGCCTTCAATGAAGACGGAAAAGCCTACAGACACAAACCTAGGTTCTAGTTTGAACCTGAAAGACATGcaacacaaaataaaagagGCACATTTAAGACACATCCATCTACCCCTTCTGGATCCCATCACCTGTTTTGAACTTTCCAACCAAGCTAACAGATTTTGTGTCTTAAatagaggagaaaaaaaaagtagtaatgagaaaaaagaaagttgcACTAATGACTACTAAGCTAGGTGCCCATGCAAGTGCAAGGTATAATTGAATGTCATCCAACAATTAAAGACCTCACATTTGTCTCTAATGatctataaataattattggtaTGTTTAATTCATCCAATCCCTCCATAATTCCACCATTAATTCTCAATTGGGGACCcactatttttcttatttatatcaaACTGGCTACTATACTATTCTTCCATATGCACCTTACCTAGAGCACTTTCCCTAGCTAGTTTCTCTCTCACACTCTTCATTTATACACAACAGAATCATTCTCCTTTCTGCTAACACTTTAACTTGCTTTTCTTCATGGCTCTCTTTCTCTTAGCTATTTTAATCTTGATGGCCCCTTCTAGCAATGCCTATTGGCCACCTTCACCTGGCTACTGGCCAAGTTCCAAATTCAGGTCCATGAGTTTTTACAAAGGTTTTAGAAACCTCTGGGGCCCTCAGCACCAAAGTCTAGACCAAAATGCATTAACAATCTGGCTTGATAGAACCTCAGGTCTGAATCTGATCACTTTCAAtgctctctttctctttcactTGCATAATatcattgaaatttattaatccACTTCCACTTTTTTGTTTCTGATAAACAGGAAGTGGCTTCAAGTCAGTAAGGCCATTTCGATCCGGGTACTTTGGTGCTTCCATTAAGGTCCAACCTGGCTACACTGCAGGTGTTATAACAGCTTTCTATGTAAGACATGctataattaataacaaatgttGATTGGTGGAAAGCTTACACATTCTGTTTAGCTTATTAATGAATTGGtattagtaattataataatgatttGATTAATGTGGCAGCTCTCAAACAATGAAGCACATCCTGGTTTCCATGATGAAGTGGACATTGAGTTTCTTGGGACAACATTTGGAAAGCCTTACACTTTGCAGACCAATGTTTACATAAGAGGGAGTGGAGATGGGAGAATTATAGGCAGAGAGATGAAGTTCCATCTCTGGTTTGATCCTACCCAAGATTTTCATCACTATGCTATACTGTGGAGTCCCAAGGAAATAATGTAAGTCACTATATACATAATACATTATAACTGTACTTCTGAATGTATGTGTGTGACTGTGACTATACGTCAAATTGAATGCATACATTTTCAGTACTGATCTACAAGAAAAGGATAGATAAGGTAGGCACTACTTCGTTTTCTCCTAAAGTAGATAGGTAGGAGTGAAGATAAAGCTTGGATTCGGTGTATGTGGCATCGGGTTGATTGGTTCTTATCGTCAGGTATCACAGTTTAGGTACCACTGATTGGCTAGAGATTTTCTTTTcctaatatttttctatataattATTTCTACAGCTAGGAAagggataaaaagaaaagagaaataggtGTGAGATT is a window encoding:
- the LOC100817157 gene encoding probable xyloglucan endotransglucosylase/hydrolase protein 32; this encodes MALFLLAILILMAPSSNAYWPPSPGYWPSSKFRSMSFYKGFRNLWGPQHQSLDQNALTIWLDRTSGSGFKSVRPFRSGYFGASIKVQPGYTAGVITAFYLSNNEAHPGFHDEVDIEFLGTTFGKPYTLQTNVYIRGSGDGRIIGREMKFHLWFDPTQDFHHYAILWSPKEIIFLVDDVPIRRYPRKSGATFPLRPMWLYGSIWDASSWATEDGKYKADYRYQPFLAKYTNFKAGGCSAYAPRWCHLVSASPYRSGGLTRQQYRAMRWVQRYHMVYNYCQDPKRDHSLTPECWG